One genomic region from Candidatus Woesearchaeota archaeon encodes:
- a CDS encoding NMD3-related protein has product MKLEFNMEQMMCSSCKKTSTEYYELKLQLRFMYFQDIDEVKEEALVLLNKTFDSINKVEELDGGYDIFFRSHSLINKVSSTFNNKYFIEEKRSKKIVGHNFLESKSVWRHTLLINIINLKTKDRIKIRGEIYWIKAFNKKELVLRNESDGSKYVVSYNMISDYFELLGDKE; this is encoded by the coding sequence ATGAAATTAGAATTTAACATGGAACAAATGATGTGTAGCTCATGTAAAAAAACTTCCACTGAATATTATGAGTTGAAGTTACAATTGAGGTTTATGTATTTTCAAGATATAGATGAAGTAAAAGAAGAAGCTCTTGTTTTATTAAATAAAACTTTTGATAGTATTAATAAAGTAGAAGAATTAGATGGTGGTTATGATATATTTTTTAGGTCACATTCTTTAATCAATAAAGTAAGTTCTACTTTTAATAATAAATATTTTATAGAAGAGAAGAGATCTAAGAAAATTGTAGGTCATAATTTTTTAGAATCTAAAAGTGTGTGGAGACATACTCTTTTAATTAATATTATTAATTTAAAAACAAAAGATAGAATTAAAATTAGAGGAGAGATTTATTGGATTAAAGCTTTTAATAAGAAAGAGTTAGTTTTAAGGAATGAGAGTGATGGATCTAAATATGTTGTATCATATAATATGATTAGTGATTATTTTGAGTTATTAGGAGATAAGGAATAA